The Treponema sp. OMZ 790 genome includes the window AACTCCAGGTAAGATACAGGAGTTTACTGATAGTATAACCGAAATGTCAAAAGAACTATTAATAAAATCTCATAAATTTGATAATTGGAAAAAAGAAATTGAAGCTGCAAAAATTGAGCTCAATAATTATCCGTTTTGGCAACTACTAATGTATTTACAGAGCTTTCTTTTGTTTGTAGATTTAAGGTTTTTAATATTAGAATCAAAAACTACAAATAAATTTGTAATAGGACAAAACCCTGTAATAATAACAAATAAATTCCTAGAAGAAAAGAGATGGACTAATTCGAAAAAAGGACTTGCATTAAAAGGTGTAACGGTTTTATTACCTATTTCTCCAGAGTTTGTAATTTGTTTTTATGATAACGAATCATATTCAATTATTGGAGAAAAAAAATATCATAAATTAACGGATGAAGAAATAAATAATTTAAATATGTATCAATTTGTAACTACTGAGAATTCAATTTATTTCAAAGAGTTTAATGAAATTTATAACAAATTTAATTCAGTAACAGAAGAATACAGAAACAATTCAAAAGCAACACTTAAATCTTCACCAATTATTAACAATACACAAATAATTCAGATGGGAAATAAAGATTATCCAATAGAACCAAAACAAGAATTTTTGGCAATAAAAGAAAAGGCTTGGTTATTACCACTAGAGTATTGTTCATTAGAAAGAAAAGGAGCTAGAGCCGCTCAAGAATATATTGAAAAAGATCCTAAATTGTCAGAGCTTCTTCAAATTGATTAAAATAAAATCGTCTAACACCCGCTTCAACCTGACAATTGTTTTGTCACGAAAGTTGCTTGACGGTCATTGCTAACGCAATTCCCTTTTTTATGCAACTTTCGCGCAAACTTTGCCTTACGCTATACGCGTCGGCAAAGGCACAAATGCAGGTTAAGCGAATGTTAGACAGATGCCTCACGGCACGATTAACTGCAACTTTGAAAAATACAGGATGTAATTTTGATGAACATGTAAATGCTATTGCGTTTATACATTCGCTATCTTGTTATTTAGAATACAAAAAGAAGATTTAAAACAATGAATGAAAAAGAAATAATGTCAGAACTGAATAATTTGACTAAGCAAAAAGAAAAATGGAATACATCTATTGACAATGTAGTATTGATACTCAAAAGTACCAATTCTAAAAAAATAAAAGCAAAATCATTGTGGTTGCTTGGTGAAATGGGGCTACAGAATTCTTCACAAATACAAGACCATATACAAATAATAGCCAGTTTTCTAAATGATAAAGAGCCTAAATTAAGAGAAAGAGCTGTTAATGCTTTAGGAAGGATTGGAAGAGCTAACCATTTATTAGTAATGCCTTATTGGGATAATATAATGGATATGAAAAATGATGAATCATCGGATGTCAGAATGTGTTTTATATGGGCTTGTGAAAATATTGCAACAAATTCTCCTGAGTTATATAGCAATTGTATGGATATTTTTTTAGAGTTGATAAATGATAAAAATGACAGAGTTCGTATAGAAGCTCCTGAAATGTTTAGAGTTATAGGAAAACGAAAACCAAAATATGTAGAACCCTATTTGGACAAATTGCAATGGTTTGCTGATAATGATTTACATCGAGTTGTTCGTATTCATTCAGCAGGGGCTGTTCGAGTTACAAAAAAAGCATTGGAAGCAACTAAAAATATCGATGAATAAAAACAGCAAATAAGATAGTGTCAAAAGGAATAGTGGCTTTAACCGATTGGTGCAAAGTTTATTTTAAGCTTTATCTTACTGACAGCTTTTATACTCGATATGTTATAGATTATTTTTGGGAAAAATAGTATTATTAATAAAGGAGATTTATATGACGATTGCAGATTTTGTAAATGAAATTATGGAGCTTTTTATTAAGTCGGCTTCTAGACCTGATGATGTTCTATTAGTTAGAGATATTTTTAATAAATTTTCTATTTCACAAGGCTCAGAAAAACATTTAAATTTTATAAAGGCTGTAGAAACGCTTAAATCACAGGGGTATATTTCTATTGAGAAAAGAGCTGCTGGTTTAGAATGCCTTGTATTAACAACCAAAGGTTTTGAGTCGATAAAAAAAGTGAAAAGGATTTTATGTCGATCGAAGATTTTGTAAATGAAATTATGGAGTTTTTTATTAAGTCGGCTTCTAGACCTGATGATGTTCTATTAGTTAGAGATATTTTTAATAAATTTTCTATTTCACAAGGCTCAGAAAAACATTTAAATTTTATAAAAGCTGTAGAAAAGCTTAAATCACAGGGGTATATTTCTATTGAGAAAAGAGCTGCTGGTTTAGAATGTCTTGTTCTCACTGATACAGGATTTAATACTATTGGTTAGATAATATTAAATGCTATAAAAATAAAGTATTTCATAAAAGCAGTCTATAACATGATGTAAAAAGTAATGCTTGTCAATTTGTATTAAGTTGTATAAATAAAAGTGTCTAACACCGGCTTCAACCTGACATTGCGGAGGAGCCGCAAATGCAGGTTAAGCGAATGTTAGACAGATGCCTTACGGCACGATAAACTGTAACTTTGAAAAATTTGCTGTGTATTTTTATAAATTAAAGCTTAAAACCCAAATTAAAAGCTTATGTTCTTTGATTAAAGTTGTATTATAATATCTACTTGGATAAGGAAAAGAAAACTTTTATCTAAGTATTTTAAAACTCGTTCAGGAAATCAACGAGTTAAAAGTCCTTCGGACGGTCATGGTGATTATAATAATTAACTTAGTAAGGAAAATACAAGTTTAGTTTTGTGTTTTAACATTATTATGTAATATAAAAAATAAAGCTTATTTATAATATTTGATTTGTTGTTAAAAAGCTGAAAAAATGATATATTATTTATAGTATGATATTTGATTGGAATAATGAGAAGAATATGATGCTCAAAAAAGATAGAAATATATCTTTTGAGCGTATTATTATAGCGATTGAACAAGATAGTTTACTGGATATTTTGGAACATCCGAATAAAGAAAAATATCCAAATCAACTTTTGCTTATTGTTGAAATTGATAGATATGTATATGTAGTTCCTTGTGTACTTGAAAATGATATTTGTTTTTTGAAAACTATTTTTCCAAGTAGAAAATATACGAGAGAATATCTCGAAAGGAAAGGAGTAGAGAATGAATAGTGAAAAAGAGTTATATGAATCCATAGAAAATGATGAATGGAAATCGGTAAAGAATATGCATGAACTTAGTAGTGATTTAAAAAAAGCTGCTGAAAGTATGCTTATGAAAAGTGAAAAGATAGATATAATGCTTGGTAAACAAGATATGAATAATCTGAAAGCAAAAGCTTTTGAAGAAGGTATTCACTATGAAGTTTTTGCAGGAAGTATATTACATAAATATTTAATTGGAAAACTGGTAGAAGGATAAAAAAACTAATGTGTCTAACACCCGCTTCAACCTGACATTGCGGACGAGCCGCAAATGCAGGTTAAGCGAATGTTAGATTGACCTGCCTAAAGGCAGGCGGGTAATGGAACCGATCGAAACAGAATAAAAAATAAAATAATTGCAATGAAAAAGAACATTGCGAAAGGAAGGTCGAAATGAAAAATATAAAAATACCTTTAAGGATATTGTTTGTATTCAGTATGTTGTTTATTTCTATAGTAACACTACTTGTAGGGTGTTCTCAGCCTGTAGGTTTCCCGCAATCTTTTCGGGTATATTATAGGGCACCTCTAAAAACCTATTTTTTAGTGTACCTATTTATTATTTTAGTAGCTTTTTTATAAATTGTCTAGTGTAAAACTTGGATTCTTTATCTTAGTTCCCTTACTTTTCATTTTATTACCTATATGCTCCCTCATTTTATTTCTTTAGATAGCAATATCGACATAAGTTGTATGTTAAGTTCATCATTATTATCGAAAATGTTGCACGAGCTAATCCTATCGTTCTTACATAGATACCTTTCATTGAGTTTGTCATAAAGCCAAATACATGTTCTACTCTCGCCCGTATTTTTGATTTTTTTCTGTTACTGATTTTTTGTTTTTTAGTAAGAGGTTTTCCTCTTGCTCCTCTTTCACAAATTTGCCCTTCTATTCCTTTCGCTTTTAAAATCCTGTCTATTTCTTCTCCTATATAAGCACTATCTGCGTATAATCTTTCATCTTCCTTTTCAACTAAATTTTTTAATTCTTTACTATCATGAACATTGGCTGCTGTTACCGTCGCTTTCAATATAAGCTTACTTTTTTTATCTACTTTTATATGATCTTTATAACCGTAATAGCTACGTTTGTGCTTCTTTGTCCACCTAGCATCACAGTCTTTTTGTGATAATTTTGCCTTATTTTTTGCTTCTTGCCATTGTTCAGGGATTTTTCCGTTTTTGATTTGTTCATTTTCATCTTTGCTGTTATGCTGTATCGGAGCTTCTACTATTGTCGCATCTATTATCGTTCCCTCTTTTCCTATTAAGTTATTTCTAGCTAATTCTTTTCCAAACTTTTCAAATAACTTTTTTGATACTCTCGCTTCAATGAGTTTTTCTTTAAAAAGCCATATTGTTTTTGCATCGGGTACTTTATCTTTTAATTCCAATCCTAAAAATCTCATAAAGGATAGCCGATCGTTTATTTGATATTCCGTTTGATCATCACTTATGTTGTATAATTTTTGTAAGATTATTATTTTAAACATCATTACATAATCGTATGCAGGTCTTCCGCCTAAACCTTTTGGCTCTTTGGTTAATGCTTTTTTCAATAGCGGTCTGAATATTTCCCAATTTATTTTTTCATTTAATTTTTCAAGACTATCTCCTAACTTGCTTAATACTCTTAAACGATCTTCTTCATCAAATAATCCTTTTTGTTTCATATCTCATTTTATCATCTTTTTAATCTTTTTTAAAGGGGGTTTTTAGAGGTGCCCTATAGTGATAATTATTCACAGCTCATCACGGATGCAAATTATTCAGCAAAAGTAAAAGTTGAAGGTATTCAGGTAATTACGCAACAGGTAAGTTGTGGATATGCTGTAATAGAAATGCTTGCAAAATGGAAAAATAAAAATATTAACGAGCAATCATTGTTATCCCAAAATAATGGTAGGATTTCCACATCTCTTGGAGCAGGCTTTTTGAATGAAACGGCCAAGCAGTTTCCGGAATGGAACATAATTAGGTGTGTAAATATTTCCAATACCGAATTGCTAAGGCAAATATATTCGTCACTCAAAAATGGATTTCCCGTCCCAATTGAATTTGCTGCGAAAAATACAGATGATGAATGGACACTTCATTTTGCTCTTGTTAATGCAGTTGATTTTCCTAACAATCAGATTTTTGTGTTAAACCCGTATGGGTATGAGGAAACATATACTATAGATAGTTTTATCAAAGCAACACGGTATGAGTGTTATGAAAATATGGAGTGGTATTTCTCCGCCGGATTCCATATGGGTTTATTTAATAAAAACACAATCTATCTTTTAAGTAGTAAATAAGGAGGTGGTATGAAGCGGGTAACGATTACTTTCTTTATGTTTATTTTTTTCGTATCGTCTATTTCTCTGTATGCAGTAGAAACCGAAAGACGGTTTTCTATTCAAACAAATCCGATTTACATCATCATCGATGCAATTTATCCTTTTCTGGATAAAGAAAAGCAGACTAATTATTTTACAATGAATCTTGAAGTTCAATATTCGCTAAGTAAACAATTTTTCCTCTCACTGAATAATATCATCACATATGAAAAGTATTTAATGAGTTATTATCAAGATAGTAGTGGAAGAAAGTTTAACAAAAGCTTTGCACAGCAGTTTCAATATATAGCTGAACCGGAGTTTGCATATAAGCTGTCCGGCTCATATCTGCAGGGCTCCTATGTTGGTGCAGCTCCCAGAATAGGGTTCACACATGTCTCTTCAAGTAATATAAATGACACCTTCCTTATCTTGGGTTTTGGTGTTATTTCCGGTTACCAGTGGATAATAAAACAGGGGTTTACAATTCAATTAGGAGCCGGAATCGGCAGATCGTGGACTATTCCGGTCAAAAAGAATGTGAGTGTATATGACCGACGAAGTGAATGGCGTTTATTCAATCTTCCCTTTGATATACCTCTGAAAATACAAATTGGATATTCTTTTTAGGGCGTATATGGTATATAAAATGACAATAATGATAATATCAACTCTTATGTTGATGGTGTTTTATTTTCTTTTGTTGTATGGAGGAGTAGCTTTTGTTCAGAATAAGAAGTTTTTTTCTTCAGCACCTAAAGAAGTTTATGATGCCATTCCTAATAAAAAAGAAAAATTTCATGGTGCCCATATAATAGGCCGGATTATAATTGCAATTGCTTTTCTTATCTTTTTAGGTGCATTTATACTTGGTGCATGGAACGGAATACATAATAATTTTAATTTTATCGAATTCTTTATAAGGGCACCTCTAAAAACCCCCTTTAAAAAAGATTAAAAAGATGATAAAATGAGGTATGAAACAAAAAGGATTATTTGATGAAGAAGATCGTTTAAGAGTATTAAGCAAGTTAGGAGATAGTCTTGAAAAATTAAACGAAAAAATAAATTGGGAAATATTCAAACCACTATTAAAAAAAGCATTAACCAAAGAGCCAAAAGGTTTAGGCGGAAGACCTGCATACGATTATGTACTGATGTTTAAAATAATAATCTTACAAAAATTATACAACATAAGTGATGATCAAACGGAATATCAAATAAACGATCGGCTATCCTTTATGAGATTTTTAGGATTGGAATTAAAAGATAAAGTACCCGATGCAAAAACAATATGGCTTTTTAAAGAAAAACTCATTGAAGCGAGAGTATCAAAAAAGTTATTTGAAAAGTTTGGAAAAGAATTAGCTAGAAATAACTTAATAGGAAAAGAGGGAACGATAATAGATGCGACAATAGTAGAAGCTCCGATACAGCATAACAGCAAAGATGAAAATGAACAAATTAAAAACGGAAAAATCCCTGAACAATGGCAAGAAAAACAAAATAAGGCAAAATTATCGCAAAAAGACTGTGATGCGAGGTGGACAAAGAAGCATAAACGTAATTATTACGGTTATAAAGATCATATAAAAATAGATAAAAAAAGTAAGCTTATATTGAAAGCGACGGTAACAGCAGCCAATGTTCATGATAGTAAAGAATTAAAAAATTTAGTTGAAAAGGAAGATGAAAGATTATACGCAGATAGTGCTTATATAGGAGAAGAAATAGACAGGATTTTAAAAGCGAAAGGAATAGAAGAGCAAATTTGTGAAAGAGGAGCAAGAGGAAAACCTCTTACTAAAAAACAAAAAATCAGTAACAGAAAAAAATCAAAAATACGGGCGAGAGTAGAACATGTATTTGGCTTTATGACAAACTCAATGAAAGGTATCTATGTAAGAACGATAGGATTAGCTCGTGCAACATTTTCGATAATAATGATGAACTTAACATACAACTTATGTCGATATTGCTATCTAAAGAAATAAAATGAGGGAGCATATAGGTAATAAAATGAAAAGTAAGGAACTTAAGATAAAGAATCCAAGTTTTACACTAGACAATTTATAAAAAAGCTACTAAAATAATAAATAGGTACACTAAAAAATAGGTTTTTAGAGGTGCACACATGTTATTCATTACATTGTATATATCCCGATTTGTGCCGCTTTAGCGTGGATATGCACTCTGATGTACCTCTAAAATAATAAAGTAAAAAATCTAAATTATGAAGTTAGAGGCATAGCCTGTAACTATATAAAGGAGTAAGGATGAAAAAAGTACTTTTAATATTACTAATTTTAATTATAAATATTCCCTGCTTTTCACAAGTGATAAATATCGATTATTTTCCAAAAAATAATGATATTGATAAACAATATGAAATAGATATGCAATCTTGGAGTACTAATTATGAATGGCAGATTATTATTGGAAAATATTCATCTATTTGGGAAAGACAAATGTATTTGGAAATGGAAAGACTTATTTCAATCATTCCACATTTTGAAAAAAAAATAAGAAAAAATCAAAAAAAATGGGAAGAAACTATAGAACAGGATTTTAAATTAATAGCTGCAAATGTTGATTTCAATAAAATAGGACGAGAAGTATATATTGGTGAATATTGCACTGCAAGAATAGAACTTTATAGAAACAAAGCAATATATTATTTATGTCTTTATTACACAATCAAAGATCAGATATCAGAAGATAATTTATATACTGATATTAAAAAAACTGAACTAGCAAAATAAATATTAACTTATTTAATCTTATTATTGTTTCAAAGATGAATTATGTTGCGGTTCGTGAAAAATTCATTCAGTTTGATATTATTTTTAAGCCGTAAAAGAAATCGGATAATATGAAATTGATTAATAGGATGTAAGCTCATGAAATATGATTTTAATTTTCTTGAAGATTATTTTAAAGATTACAATGTAACTATAAATATAGATGGTGATACATCTTTTAAAATTACTTTAGATCAAGAAGTTACAATATATTTTCAAAATGCAGAGAATGAAGATGATTCATTAATTGCGTTTGTAAATGGTGAGTGGCATTGTCATGATGATATAATTTTTTCCGGAAAAAACGGCTATTATATATCTTTAAATTATATTGATTTTATTTCAGAAATAATTGAAGGGAATGTATTAATTTGTTTATTATATTCAGCCGGAAAATTAAAAGATATTTTTCCTATTCATAAAAATTATTTTGATGAACTCGATTATATGGAATTTGGTGAAGAGTTAAGAATAAAAAAATTGAAAATAGAAAAAAAATTTGGAAAACTTAATTATGAGCAAGAGAATTGAAATATTAAATTCTTTTTATGATGATATCGATGAAGACTCTAGGTTGGACAGAAGCCGTCATGGACAATTGGAGTATATCACTACAATGAACTATATTCACCGATATGCAAAAGCCGGAGCGAAGATATTGGAAATTGGAGCCGGTACAGGCAGATATTCCATTACCTTGGCAAAGGAAGGATATAAGGTAACGGCTGTTGAACTGGTAGAAAGCAATCTTGAGGTGCTGAGAAAAAACGGCAGCGGTATTAAAAATATCGTTTCTTATCAGGGGGATGCCTTAAATCTTGATAGATTTGAAGATAATAAATTTGACATTACATTATTATTCGGGCCGATGTATCATTTATATGATAAAAAAGATGTACACAAAGCATTGGATGAAGCAATTCGCGTTACAAAAAAAGGTGGAATAATTTTGACGGCTTTTCTTTCCGTATATGCCATTATGAACAACAATTACCTTAAAGAAACTCTTGCCGCAGGTATAAAGATGAACTTCGATGATGATTATAAAGTTAAACATTTTGAAGAACAGCTGTTTACAGGCTATGACATTACAGAATTTGAACAGCTTTTTGAATCTCATAAGACAAAGTATCTGACTACCGTTGCTGTAGACAATATTTTGGAATCGGCAGAAGGTAGAACCGATTTTAAAATGCAGGATAAAGACTTTGAGCTATTTGTGAAGTATCACTTAGCAACATGTGAAAAAAGGGAATTGCTTGGAGCTTCAAGTCATCTATTATATATATGCAAAAAAGAAGATTGATGGAAATCAAGAGAAAATTGAAAGAAAAGTTTCAGAAATATGTTCTAAATTGTAAAATAGACATGTAAGTATAAATAAATTTATGAAGGTATAAAATGAAAGATAGGCGTGTAGTTTTAAAGTATTTTGTTGTGATAAATTGGACTGATAGACAAAAGTACACTGAAATATTTAAAAAATTTATAAATGAGTTTAATAAGTTTCTACATAATAAAAAAATTGATATTATTGACAAATTTGAAATAAATTATAAAGTACAAAAAGATAATTTAGAAAAATTCAATAATGCAAAAGAAATTGTTGATGTTTTTGCTAGTAATGGACCCAAGAAAATATCTGTTATACTGGAAAATCCGGCTTTGAACCTTATTAAAAAAGATAGAGAAAAATATTTAATCGGTATTATTTTAGATTTTAAAGAAGGTATACCGGAATTTGATATACAGGAGATTACAAGATTCG containing:
- a CDS encoding DUF4238 domain-containing protein — translated: MNNKTKKQHYIPQFILRNWSDNKSSIKVFLLRDNQIISNAPINGQAQKAFYYGKDQKIEKLYGSSEDEASVVIKKIQKREELTKEDIRVLKHFIVVQNTRTPGKIQEFTDSITEMSKELLIKSHKFDNWKKEIEAAKIELNNYPFWQLLMYLQSFLLFVDLRFLILESKTTNKFVIGQNPVIITNKFLEEKRWTNSKKGLALKGVTVLLPISPEFVICFYDNESYSIIGEKKYHKLTDEEINNLNMYQFVTTENSIYFKEFNEIYNKFNSVTEEYRNNSKATLKSSPIINNTQIIQMGNKDYPIEPKQEFLAIKEKAWLLPLEYCSLERKGARAAQEYIEKDPKLSELLQID
- a CDS encoding IS5 family transposase — its product is MKQKGLFDEEDRLRVLSKLGDSLEKLNEKINWEIFRPLLKKALTKEPKGLGGRPAYDYVMMFKIIILQKLYNISDDQTEYQINDRLSFMRFLGLELKDKVPDAKTIWLFKEKLIEARVSKKLFEKFGKELARNNLIGKEGTIIDATIVEAPIQHNSKDENEQIKNGKIPEQWQEAKNKAKLSQKDCDARWTKKHKRSYYGYKDHIKVDKKSKLILKATVTAANVHDSKELKNLVEKEDERLYADSAYIGEEIDRILKAKGIEGQICERGARGKPLTKKQKISNRKKSKIRARVEHVFGFMTNSMKGIYVRTIGLARATFSIIMMNLTYNLCRYCYLKK
- a CDS encoding toxin, which produces MIFDWNNEKNMMLKKDRNISFERIIIAIEQDSLLDILEHPNKEKYPNQLLLIVEIDRYVYVVPCVLENDICFLKTIFPSRKYTREYLERKGVENE
- a CDS encoding bifunctional 2-polyprenyl-6-hydroxyphenol methylase/3-demethylubiquinol 3-O-methyltransferase UbiG translates to MSKRIEILNSFYDDIDEDSRLDRSRHGQLEYITTMNYIHRYAKAGAKILEIGAGTGRYSITLAKEGYKVTAVELVESNLEVLRKNGSGIKNIVSYQGDALNLDRFEDNKFDITLLFGPMYHLYDKKDVHKALDEAIRVTKKGGIILTAFLSVYAIMNNNYLKETLAAGIKMNFDDDYKVKHFEEQLFTGYDITEFEQLFESHKTKYLTTVAVDNILESAEGRTDFKMQDKDFELFVKYHLATCEKRELLGASSHLLYICKKED
- a CDS encoding sister chromatid cohesion protein PDS5: MNEKEIMSELNNLTKQKEKWNTSIDNVVLILKSTNSKKIKAKSLWLLGEMGLQNSSQIQDHIQIIASFLNDKEPKLRERAVNALGRIGRANHLLVMPYWDNIMDMKNDESSDVRMCFIWACENIATNSPELYSNCMDIFLELINDKNDRVRIEAPEMFRVIGKRKPKYVEPYLDKLQWFADNDLHRVVRIHSAGAVRVTKKALEATKNIDE
- a CDS encoding IS5 family transposase, translated to MKQKGLFDEEDRLRVLSKLGDSLEKLNEKINWEIFKPLLKKALTKEPKGLGGRPAYDYVLMFKIIILQKLYNISDDQTEYQINDRLSFMRFLGLELKDKVPDAKTIWLFKEKLIEARVSKKLFEKFGKELARNNLIGKEGTIIDATIVEAPIQHNSKDENEQIKNGKIPEQWQEKQNKAKLSQKDCDARWTKKHKRNYYGYKDHIKIDKKSKLILKATVTAANVHDSKELKNLVEKEDERLYADSAYIGEEIDRILKAKGIEEQICERGARGKPLTKKQKISNRKKSKIRARVEHVFGFMTNSMKGIYVRTIGLARATFSIIMMNLTYNLCRYCYLKK
- a CDS encoding DUF3575 domain-containing protein, translating into MKRVTITFFMFIFFVSSISLYAVETERRFSIQTNPIYIIIDAIYPFLDKEKQTNYFTMNLEVQYSLSKQFFLSLNNIITYEKYLMSYYQDSSGRKFNKSFAQQFQYIAEPEFAYKLSGSYLQGSYVGAAPRIGFTHVSSSNINDTFLILGFGVISGYQWIIKQGFTIQLGAGIGRSWTIPVKKNVSVYDRRSEWRLFNLPFDIPLKIQIGYSF